A genomic segment from Nicotiana tabacum cultivar K326 chromosome 7, ASM71507v2, whole genome shotgun sequence encodes:
- the LOC142182704 gene encoding uncharacterized protein LOC142182704, whose product MLEIWCAFEESRFPVCSSLSADSCWLIPILLESSHWLLLVFPNRESLKAVEGMDPLIRSKVLMVVKIPRKLIKWWTMFSSLEQHELMQKLGTLTSLLDITPCPDLVEAMLTYWDPQNLIFRFGECEMTPTLAEMSCLTRLSYIGKDMILPRDHSKTRFLSELGLKDNKHLKCLEQSWISLDYLFARFGPHDSFDVFWDEFCTTKAKWKRRRLEAFSLALLGLLVFPLDERHISTRLQSVVMALFHEKQRKTVTVVPMILVELYRALSEVRGGVRYFEGSNLLLQLWMMEHLHTTSLLCPIDRALRDRVVCIERRMKSPKFTYPVGVTAWIEFLSLRTNGNVLWAYLWLPLDDILVGCLMQPFLMLIGLKCVRPYTPDRVMRQLGRR is encoded by the exons ATGCTTGAGATCTGGTGCGCGTTCGAGGAGTCAAGGTTCCCAGTTTGTTCGAGTTTGTCTGCGGATTCCTGTTGGCTTATTCCGATTTTGCTCGAGTCCTCGCATTGGCTTTTGCTTGTATTTCCGAACAGAGAATCGTTAAAGGCTGTTGAAG GTATGGACCCGCTGATTCGATCTAAAGTGCTGATGGTAGTAAAGATTCCTAGGAAGTTGATCAAGTGGTGGACAATGTTTTCATCGTTAGAGCAGCATGAGTTAATGCAGAAATTGGGCACCCTAACTTCCCTTCTTGATATCACACCCTGCCCAGATTTAGTGGAGGCGATGCTGACTTATTGGGATCCGCAAAATTTGATTTTCAGATTTGGAGAGTGTGAGATGACTCCTACCTTGGCAGAAATGTCTTGTCTCACTCGTTTAAGCTATATAGGCAAGGACATGATACTTCCCCGAGACCACTCTAAGACAAGATTCCTCAGCGAACTGGGCCTGAAAGATAATAAGCATTTAAAATGTCTCGAGCAGTCCTGGATATCCTTGGATTATTTGTTTGCTAGATTTGGACCACATGATAGttttgatgtcttttgggatgagttCTGCACAACCAAGGCAAAATGGAAAAGACGTCGCCTCGAAGCTTTCAGCCTTGCTTTGTTGGGATTATTGGTTTTTCCATTAGATGAGAGGCACATTAGTACCCGTCTACAGTCAGTGGTAATGGCACTATTTCATGAGAAACAACGCAAAACCGTTACCGTTGTGCCGATGATCTTAGTAGAGTTGTACCGAGCCCTGAGTGAGGTTAGGGGAGGTGTCAGATATTTTGAGGGAAGTAACCTTTTGCTACAACTGTGGATGATGGAGCATTTGCACACCACTTCCTTACTTTGTCCCATCGACCGTGCCTTGAGGGATCGGGTGGTATGCATCGAACGCAGGATGAAATCTCCGAAGTTTACGTACCCAGTAGGCGTCACGGCTTGGATTGAGTTCCTCAGTTTGAGGACAAATGGGAATGTTTTGTGGGCTTACCTTTGGCTACCTTTGGATGATATCTTGGTAGGGTGCCTCATGCAGCCTTTCCTGATGCTGATAGGACTCAAGTGTGTCAGACCGTACACTCCCGATAGGGTAATGCGGCAATTGGGCAGAAGATAA